Genomic DNA from Streptomyces diastaticus subsp. diastaticus:
TAAGCACGACCTCTCGGCGCCCTGGGCGCAGGGGTAGATTGGCGCGGGACGGCGCAGTGCCCGAGGGGAAACGGAGAGCATGCCCAAGATCGAAGCCGGTAGCGTCCGTGAGCACCGGGCCCAGCGGCTCGCCCAGTTGATCGACGCGACCGAGGCGATCCTCGAAGAGGGCGGCGCGGAGACCCTCACCGCCGGGGCGGTCGCCGCCCGGGCCGGCATCGCCCGCAACAGCATCTACCGTTACGTCGACTCCGTCGAGGACCTGCTCGAACTCGTCGTGACCCGGGAGTTCCCCGCCTGGATCGACGCCGTGGAGCGGGCCATGGCGGCCGAGGCCACGCCCGAGGGCCAGGCGGCCGCCTACGTCCGGGCCAATCTCGAACAGGCCGCACGCGGCACCCACGGCTGGCGGGCCTCGCTCTCTCGCCGCTCGCTCTCCCCGACGGCACGGGAGCGCGTGAGGAACCTGCACACCTCGCTGCACGAGGCGCTCGACCGGGTGGTACGAGTCCTGGGCAAGCCGCAGCCCGAGCTGACCGTCGCCGTGCTCCAGGCCGTCGTCGACGCGTGCATCCGCAGGATCGACCAGGGCGACGAACTGGCG
This window encodes:
- a CDS encoding TetR/AcrR family transcriptional regulator, with amino-acid sequence MPKIEAGSVREHRAQRLAQLIDATEAILEEGGAETLTAGAVAARAGIARNSIYRYVDSVEDLLELVVTREFPAWIDAVERAMAAEATPEGQAAAYVRANLEQAARGTHGWRASLSRRSLSPTARERVRNLHTSLHEALDRVVRVLGKPQPELTVAVLQAVVDACIRRIDQGDELATVSEFAAGATRRLLAPDES